From the genome of Oceanococcus atlanticus:
GCGCCCAGCGATCGTCGTGATCGCCGCGGTCGCTCTGCACACCAGCGTTGAGCTGATCGCGCACTGGCTCGATCATGGAATACGGCAAGGTCACATGAACGTCGCCACCGCCACCTTCCAGCTCGACCCGGAAACGGCTCACCACCACCACCTCGGTGGGGCTCACGATGGTCGCCAGATGCGGGTTGACCTCGGACTGCAGGTATTCGAAATCGACTTTGAGTATCGGCCCCCAGGCTTCGGTCAAATCGGTGAAGGCTGCATTGAGCAGCAGCTGCACCACGCGCATCTCGGTGGGGGTAAATTCACGCCCTTCGATCTTGGCCCGGAAGCGCCCATCGCCACCGAAGAAATTGTCGACCACGGCAAACACCAGGCGCGGTTCGAACACGATCAGTGCGGTGCCGCGCAGCGGCTTAATCCGCACCAGATTGAGATTGGTCGGCACATACAGTTTGTGCATGTACTCGGAGAACTTGAGTGACTCGACCCCGACCACCGACAGCTCGGGCGAACGTCGCAGCATGTTGAACAGGCTGACCCGGAAATGCCGGGCAAACCGTTCGTTGATCATCTCCAGGGTTGGCAGACGACCGCGCACGATGCGGTCCTGCGAGGCCAGATCCAGCGGTACCACCTGGCCCGGCTGCGGTGGTGGATCGGTATCCACATCCCCGCTGTCCACACCGTCCAGCAGTGCGTCGATTTCGTCCTGGGAGAGTATCTCGGCCATGGCTATTGCATCACGAAACTGGAGAAGTAAATTTCTTCCACCGCCAGGCCCTGCTCACGTGCATCCAAAATGGCGTTGATGGCATCCAGCACCTGTTGCTGCAGCGTCACTTTGCCTTCCAGGCTCTGCAGATCAGACGGTTTCTGGCTGCCCAACAGCAGCAGCAGATCATTGCGGATGGCCGGGTTGTGGCGTTTGACCGCTTCGATCACCGCCGCATCGCGGGCCATCAGATCGATCTCCAGCTGCAGAAAGCGGTTGCCGGCCAGGTTCACCACAAAAGCCGGGCGCAGCTCCGAATACAGGGCCGGCGCAGGCGTGGGCTCGGCGGCTTCATCCTGACCCTGGGCCTGAGCCGGCTGCATGTACAGCATGTACCAGGCCCCGGCACCACCGCCGCCCAGCAGCAGGACCAGCAGCAGCATGATCCACAGCCAACGCGATTTCTTTTTTTTCGGCGGGGTTGCCGCTTGCTCGTCGGACATCAGACACAGGCTCGGAGAATGTATGGGCTCTAGGGCAATGCCCGTGCCACGCCCCGAAATACCTCAGCAGACGTCCTGATCCCTTGTCAGGCGTACAGATCCAGACCGTCGGCCGGCCCCACCAGATGCTGTGTTGTCGGAATTTTGACGTCGTCGTCGTGGCCCGTTTGCATTGCCCCCGACGGGGTGTCGGTATTCTGGCGCTGGGCCTGATCACGCACCGAGACATCCAGACGCGCCAGCTGCATACCGGCCTCGCCCAGGCGCTCACGCAGCTGCATGATCTGCTCGCCGACGGCACGCCGGGCGGCTTCATTGTCGACCGTGATGTTCAATTCCAGGCGCTTACCGTCCTGCTCCATCTGCAAATCCAGCGCACCCAGTTCGGCCGGGTGCAAAGAGATGCGCACCTCGGCCTGATCCGCGCCCTGATGGCGTATCGTCGCCACCGCATGCTGGGCCAGATCCTGGACCGGAACGCTGGGCGGCATGGCGGCTGCGGTCGGCGTTACAGCCTGGCCGGCCAATGCGCTTGGCGCCGCCGTGGGCGCAGTCGGCACCACATTGCTCGCACTGCCGCCGCTCAACGGCGACGGCGACACACGCTCAAGATCCTGGGCCTGAACCTGCAGCGGTTCAGGCATTGGCGCATCCTCCGGCACAGCCTCAGGCCGGAGCGCTGCTGTCGGCGCCAGCTCGGCTTGGGCATCGGCCGCGTTATCGGCAGCCCCACGCGCGCTGGCGCTGCTCAACGCCGCCGCGTCAGCACCCGACAACGGCTTGGATGGCCCCACGGCTGGTGAGGGATGCACGGCATCAACCTGCTCCGCCGGCAGACCCAGCGGCGACATCACGTCGACCGCGGTATCCGCGACGATGTCGGTCGCAGCTGGCTCCGGCAGTTGATCAAGCACCGGCGTCTTTGGCGCGTACCCCTGCCCGTTGTCAGCAGCCTCTGCAGGCAAGCTTGTTGCCGCGCCGACCTGCTCCAGCAGCCAGCCCGGCAAGGGTGGCTGCGCAACATCGCTGTCGGTGGCTTCGGTTTCTGTGGCCGCTGCGTCCTGTGCAGCAGTCAGCTCGCCCAGATAGGCCTGCAAAGGCAGTTCCGGCAGGCTGACCAGCTGCATCAGTCCGGAGAACGCGTCAACGCCCTCGGCATCGCCCGCCGAGGTCACCTGTTCAGCGCTCCTGAGCGCCGGTCGCAAGGCATCCAGCATACCCTCAAGCATCGGCCAGCCTCGGCCCCAGACTGCGCAGAGCAAAATCATCCAGCGTGCGTTGTTCCAGGCGACGCACCTGGGTGTGCTGCGCCTTGATGCGCTTATCTTTCAGTGCACCGAGCGCCTCAAGCCGCTGACGTTTGTGCTGCCAGTGAGTGCACAGTTTCTCCGTGCTCTGGCGGGCCTCGCGTACGACTTGGCTCTGCTGCGCAATAGCCTCTCGCAGGCGCTCTGAAAACCGGCTGTGATTGAGCAGCACGCTGGCTGCGACACCGCCGCCCAGGCGCGCCGGACCATAGTCATTCAGGTAGTTCTGCAACTCGCTGAGTTGCTGGCGATGACGCTCTAGCTGCTGCTGCGCCGCATGCCAACGGGACTGGGCCTGCTGTTCCTGCAACTGCGCATGGCGCAGCAGACTGTCGAGCTGTTCGGGACGGGCCACCGTGCACTCCACCGGGAAATTTGCCCGCTGTACTGCAAGTTCCGTGCACCGTCAGTCGGAAGCGCTTGGCACGGCCCAGGTTTCGCCAATCGCCAGGGTGCGTACACGCGCCTCATCCACCCCGCTGTGGGCCAGCGCCCGGCGCAGTGAAAACGGCGGCTCGGCAATCGGTTCACGGGTCAGTTTGAAGCTGCCCCAGTGCATCGGCAGCATGTATTGGGCACGCAGGTCCTGAAACGCCTGCAAGGCCTCGGGCGGCGACATGTGCTGATAGGCCAGAAAGCTTTCCGGGTAGTACGCGCCGATCGGCAGCATGGCCACATCAATCGACCCGAAGTGCGCACCGATCTGCTCAAACCCCTTGAAGTAACCGGTGTCACCGGCAAAGAAATAGCGCCGCGTGGGCGATTCCAGCATCCAGCCACACCACAGGGTGCTGTTGGTGGACTGACCAATCCGGCGCGACCAGTGCTGCACCGGCACGCAATGTGCCGTCCAGCCACCGACGCGGTGGCTTTGCCACCAGTTGAGCTCGACCACGTTGCCACGCCCGCGCTCGCGAAACCATTCAGCCAGCCCCATCGGCACCAGCCACAGGGTCTCTGCCGGAAGCGCCATGACGGTCTCCTCGTCAAGGTGGTCATAGTGATTGTGCGAGACCACGGCAAAGTGCAGCGGCGGAATCTGCGCAGCCCGCAAGGCTGGTGCGGTGCGCCGCTTAGCGGTCAGGGCCCAGTCACTCAGATGCGGGTCGGTCAGCACCACATCCTGGCCATCACGAATCATCATGGTGGCGTGGCCGATCCAGCTCACGCTGTCGGCGTTGAGGGCCTGATAAGCGGCTAGCGGATCATCCTCGCGCGGCACCTCACCGAAATCCTGGCCACGAAACCGGTTGCGCTTGAATAGCTCTTTGAGCAACGCGCCGTATTTGAGTGAAAACGGCGCCCACGGATTGTCATAGCGCCCGTCCTGATAGTTGTCCTGATGCATGGCATCCTCGATGTCGGTCGCGGTGGCAGCAAAGCTCAGCGCGCTGGCCAGCACAGCGGCCACAAACCCGCGACTGTAGCCACGCCTGGCGCCGCGCTCAATCAGGAAAGATTTCATGTTGGTTTTCACGTGCTTGGAGATTTTTCCACCCTGACAGTGACTTACAGTTGCCCAAGGTAAACTCAATTACCTATTTACTGTGCCATTAATCACTGGTAATGATGTAGCTCTTCAATTCAGGAGAGTCTGCGATGCTACCTGTTCGCCGCGACATACAGTTCGATTTCCCCGCTGAACGCATCGGCAACTGGCATGCCGATGGCGTGGCCATCACCCAGTTCTTCAACGCCCTGTCGGTGACCTTCCCCGACGGCGAACGTTTTTTCATCCATGCCGTGCGTCAGTTCCGCGATCAGATCAGCGATCCGCAACTCAAAGCCGCTGTCACCGCATTTATCGGCCAGGAAGCCATGCATGGCCGCGAGCACGAACACTGGAATGCGCTGTATTTCGAGCGCGTGCCCGCAGCTCGCAAGATCAACGCTTTCGCCAGCAAACGCCTGCAGCGCTGGAAACGCTGGTTGCCCAAAACCACCCAGCTGGCCATGACCATCGGCGCCGAGCACGTCACCGCGGTGCTCGGTGATTACATCCTGCGCCACCCGGAAGTGCTCAACGGTCGCCAGGGCGGCAGCGAGCCGGTGTTTGTGGCCATGCTGCGCTGGCATGCAATGGAGGAAACCGAGCACAAGGCGGTGGCCTACGACGTGTGGAAAAGCGTCATGCGGCGCAATCCGCGTGCTTACCTGGAACGCAGCCTGGGCCTGGCCTTCATGCTGGTGGCCTACTGGCCGGTGATGAACAAACTGATCATCGAAGGCATCAAGGCGGAAACCGGCAGCGCACCGGATGGCACCGACATCGCCCGTCTGAAAGCGTTTCTCTACGGCCCGCAAGGCCTCATGCGCAATCTCGCCATCCCCATGTTGAGCTACTTCCGGCCGGGTTTTCACCCCTGGGATGACGACAACCGAGAACTGCTCGCCGAGATGGACAACATCGAAGCCGCCTACGCGGCCTGAGTACGAATCGGTTATGGTGGCGCCCCGCTCTGCCCCACAGCGCGGCGCCACGGCGTAGCCTGTGCACGCAGATCCCTCCACTTGGTGTGATCGACTCGTGACCAACGCTCTGACCTACAAGCACAATCTGGCTCATGTTCTCAAAGCCACGGACAGCGTGGTCGACCTGGGGTTCGACTGGCGACCGGATCTGTGGCCATGGCTGGCCCTGCCGCCAGCCCATCCGGTTGTGGTGGAAAAGTACCAGTACTTCGCGACCATGACGGCGAGCTGGGCAATGGGCACCTTCAGCCCGGAAACCTACACCGCTTTGACCATGTTCGAATGGCATTGCGGCGAGGCGGCGCTGGGTCGCAATTATCCATCACGCGCCCGCTGCGAGAACTGGACTGAAACCGGCGCCATGGGTTTCAAGCTCAGTGTCAGCGACGATCAGGGCCGCAATATGTTCCACAGTCGCGGGCAGGGGTTTGCCTTCCGCGACCGTGACTTCCAGCAATGGCGTGAAAAGAGCCGTCGCTCGGCGCTGCAGGCCAGACATGTGCTGGAGGTCGACACCATAGACCCGCAGCTGGCCGGACTGGGCCCCGACGGCTGCAGTTTTGTCACTGCGGTGATCGACCGGGTGGGCAAACCGGCGGTGCATGCACGCGTCCCTAGCCAGGGCGGTTTCTATCCACAACATCCGTTCCACACCGGCTCCGGCGATCACGTCAACGCGGCCCAGTTGCTGGATTGCGCACTGCAAGCCGTACACGTGTTCAGTGGCGACGCTCAGCCCTGGTCGCAACCGCGCCTGTGCATCGGCGGCCAAGCCCAGTTTCAACGCTATGTCGAGCTCGACGTGCCGTTCGAAATCACCCTGGATGAAGCGCTGA
Proteins encoded in this window:
- the fliJ gene encoding flagellar export protein FliJ; the protein is MARPEQLDSLLRHAQLQEQQAQSRWHAAQQQLERHRQQLSELQNYLNDYGPARLGGGVAASVLLNHSRFSERLREAIAQQSQVVREARQSTEKLCTHWQHKRQRLEALGALKDKRIKAQHTQVRRLEQRTLDDFALRSLGPRLADA
- the fliM gene encoding flagellar motor switch protein FliM; amino-acid sequence: MAMAEILSQDEIDALLDGVDSGDVDTDPPPQPGQVVPLDLASQDRIVRGRLPTLEMINERFARHFRVSLFNMLRRSPELSVVGVESLKFSEYMHKLYVPTNLNLVRIKPLRGTALIVFEPRLVFAVVDNFFGGDGRFRAKIEGREFTPTEMRVVQLLLNAAFTDLTEAWGPILKVDFEYLQSEVNPHLATIVSPTEVVVVSRFRVELEGGGGDVHVTLPYSMIEPVRDQLNAGVQSDRGDHDDRWARSMKQQLESAEVSVAGVLARPRVSLRELLALQPGDVIPIGVPRQTELEVEGIASYRGEFGVSGGNNAVRIEDLLLRPKPALIQ
- a CDS encoding metal-dependent hydrolase — protein: MLPVRRDIQFDFPAERIGNWHADGVAITQFFNALSVTFPDGERFFIHAVRQFRDQISDPQLKAAVTAFIGQEAMHGREHEHWNALYFERVPAARKINAFASKRLQRWKRWLPKTTQLAMTIGAEHVTAVLGDYILRHPEVLNGRQGGSEPVFVAMLRWHAMEETEHKAVAYDVWKSVMRRNPRAYLERSLGLAFMLVAYWPVMNKLIIEGIKAETGSAPDGTDIARLKAFLYGPQGLMRNLAIPMLSYFRPGFHPWDDDNRELLAEMDNIEAAYAA
- a CDS encoding MBL fold metallo-hydrolase, which produces MKSFLIERGARRGYSRGFVAAVLASALSFAATATDIEDAMHQDNYQDGRYDNPWAPFSLKYGALLKELFKRNRFRGQDFGEVPREDDPLAAYQALNADSVSWIGHATMMIRDGQDVVLTDPHLSDWALTAKRRTAPALRAAQIPPLHFAVVSHNHYDHLDEETVMALPAETLWLVPMGLAEWFRERGRGNVVELNWWQSHRVGGWTAHCVPVQHWSRRIGQSTNSTLWCGWMLESPTRRYFFAGDTGYFKGFEQIGAHFGSIDVAMLPIGAYYPESFLAYQHMSPPEALQAFQDLRAQYMLPMHWGSFKLTREPIAEPPFSLRRALAHSGVDEARVRTLAIGETWAVPSASD
- a CDS encoding flagellar hook-length control protein FliK; amino-acid sequence: MLEGMLDALRPALRSAEQVTSAGDAEGVDAFSGLMQLVSLPELPLQAYLGELTAAQDAAATETEATDSDVAQPPLPGWLLEQVGAATSLPAEAADNGQGYAPKTPVLDQLPEPAATDIVADTAVDVMSPLGLPAEQVDAVHPSPAVGPSKPLSGADAAALSSASARGAADNAADAQAELAPTAALRPEAVPEDAPMPEPLQVQAQDLERVSPSPLSGGSASNVVPTAPTAAPSALAGQAVTPTAAAMPPSVPVQDLAQHAVATIRHQGADQAEVRISLHPAELGALDLQMEQDGKRLELNITVDNEAARRAVGEQIMQLRERLGEAGMQLARLDVSVRDQAQRQNTDTPSGAMQTGHDDDVKIPTTQHLVGPADGLDLYA
- a CDS encoding flagellar basal body-associated FliL family protein codes for the protein MSDEQAATPPKKKKSRWLWIMLLLVLLLGGGGAGAWYMLYMQPAQAQGQDEAAEPTPAPALYSELRPAFVVNLAGNRFLQLEIDLMARDAAVIEAVKRHNPAIRNDLLLLLGSQKPSDLQSLEGKVTLQQQVLDAINAILDAREQGLAVEEIYFSSFVMQ